One region of Paraburkholderia acidiphila genomic DNA includes:
- a CDS encoding formylglycine-generating enzyme family protein, whose product MSDLFGGNLFMQPRLRLLATALSLAASCALADTRYVEVPGGAFRSAIKSSGDSNDTLVVAPFRMRERLVTNAEFLAFVGGASRWRRDRVAALFATPGYLSRWAGPLDPGPDAPPDEPVTGVSWFAARAYCASEQARLPKWIEWEYAAAADEQHRDAREDGARQARLLTNLMMTFGAPHMTPVRQRPNVYGLYGMHTLTGEWVDDYAALFADTDTRNPGNNNELRLCGGAALAFIDRTDYTLMMRVAALSALKPADSSHSVGFRCIKDSDTDNKGGS is encoded by the coding sequence TTGAGCGATTTGTTCGGAGGAAACCTGTTCATGCAGCCCCGGTTGCGGCTTCTCGCGACGGCACTCTCTCTCGCCGCTTCGTGCGCACTGGCCGATACGCGTTATGTCGAAGTACCGGGCGGCGCGTTCCGGAGTGCTATCAAATCTTCCGGCGACAGCAATGACACACTCGTCGTCGCACCATTTCGCATGCGGGAACGACTCGTGACCAACGCGGAATTCCTCGCCTTTGTCGGCGGCGCATCGCGTTGGCGTCGCGACCGTGTCGCCGCCCTGTTTGCCACCCCCGGATATTTGTCGCGCTGGGCCGGGCCGTTGGATCCCGGCCCCGACGCTCCACCCGACGAACCCGTCACCGGTGTTAGCTGGTTTGCGGCGCGCGCCTACTGTGCATCGGAGCAGGCGCGGCTTCCAAAATGGATCGAATGGGAATATGCGGCGGCGGCAGACGAGCAACATCGCGACGCGCGTGAGGACGGCGCGCGGCAAGCGCGCCTGCTCACGAACCTGATGATGACTTTCGGCGCACCGCACATGACACCTGTTCGCCAGCGGCCAAATGTCTATGGTCTCTACGGCATGCATACGTTGACCGGCGAATGGGTGGACGACTACGCCGCCCTGTTCGCGGACACCGACACGCGCAACCCTGGCAACAACAACGAACTGCGGCTTTGTGGCGGCGCGGCGCTCGCGTTCATCGACCGCACCGATTACACGCTGATGATGCGCGTCGCTGCGCTGTCGGCATTGAAACCAGCCGATAGCAGTCACAGCGTAGGTTTCCGCTGCATCAAGGATAGCGATACCGACAACAAGGGCGGGTCATGA
- the ubiU gene encoding ubiquinone anaerobic biosynthesis protein UbiU, with product MSLANTNHDAAPPLELVCPAGSLPALKAAVDNGADCVYLGFRDATNARNFAGLNFDKDAIRAGIAYAHAKRRKVFLALNTYPQPTGWAAWREAVDEAARCAIDAIIVADAGLIRYAAERYPQLRLHLSVQGSATNYEAINFYREHFGVVRAVLPRVLSVTQVEQVIEKTPVEIEVFGFGSLCVMVEGRCALSSYATGESPNTQGVCSPARSVRWQQTPDGLESRLNGVLIDRYADDENAGYPTLCKGRFEVAGERYYTIEEPTSLNTLEILPRLAQIGVRAIKIEGRQRSPAYVAQVTRVWRDAIDQCLANGPRYSVRPTWMAELNKVAEGQQHTLGAYHRPWK from the coding sequence ATGAGCCTGGCCAACACAAATCACGATGCGGCGCCGCCGCTGGAACTGGTCTGCCCGGCGGGCAGTCTGCCGGCGCTCAAGGCGGCGGTCGACAACGGCGCCGATTGCGTCTACCTCGGCTTTCGCGATGCGACCAACGCCAGGAATTTCGCTGGCCTGAACTTCGACAAGGACGCGATTCGCGCGGGCATTGCCTACGCGCACGCAAAGCGGCGAAAAGTCTTCCTTGCTCTGAATACCTATCCACAGCCCACCGGCTGGGCCGCATGGCGAGAAGCCGTGGACGAAGCCGCCCGCTGCGCCATCGACGCGATCATCGTCGCCGACGCGGGTTTGATACGCTACGCGGCCGAGCGGTATCCGCAATTGCGCCTGCATCTGTCCGTGCAAGGGTCGGCGACCAACTACGAAGCCATCAACTTCTACCGCGAGCATTTCGGCGTCGTGCGCGCGGTTTTGCCGCGGGTTCTTTCCGTGACGCAGGTCGAGCAGGTCATCGAGAAAACGCCCGTGGAAATCGAGGTATTCGGGTTTGGGAGCCTGTGCGTGATGGTGGAAGGGCGCTGCGCGCTTTCGTCGTATGCCACTGGCGAATCGCCCAATACGCAAGGGGTGTGCTCGCCGGCCAGATCGGTGCGATGGCAGCAAACGCCGGACGGTCTCGAATCGAGGCTGAACGGCGTCCTGATCGACCGCTATGCCGACGATGAAAACGCGGGCTATCCCACGTTGTGCAAAGGGCGTTTCGAGGTGGCAGGCGAGCGTTACTACACGATCGAAGAGCCAACCAGTTTGAATACGCTCGAGATATTGCCGAGGCTCGCGCAAATTGGCGTACGCGCGATCAAGATCGAAGGCCGTCAACGCAGTCCGGCCTATGTGGCGCAGGTCACCCGCGTATGGCGCGACGCCATCGACCAGTGTCTGGCCAATGGGCCGCGCTATAGCGTGAGGCCCACGTGGATGGCGGAGCTCAACAAGGTCGCCGAAGGGCAGCAGCACACGCTGGGCGCGTATCACCGCCCGTGGAAATGA
- a CDS encoding U32 family peptidase yields the protein MKIALGPVQYYWARTAMMQFYESVTDAPVDVVYLGEVVCSRRHELRFNDWLDIADMLAHAGKEVVLSTQILLESGKDMTTLREIAHNGRYTVEANDMGAVHCVENTPFVAGPWLNVYNPPTLDVLAGLGARRWVMPLEMAKDGLARMQAERPPSMQTEVFAYGRMPLAFSARCFSARNRNFPKDNCQYVCMDHPDGQMMETQEGKPFLVLNGISTQSALVYNLIQEVDALRALHVDVLRLSPQSQNMAEIAGRFRDVIHGRLNKDDALASMLPLMAGQPCDGYWYGLPGLERKAV from the coding sequence GTGAAGATTGCCTTGGGGCCGGTCCAGTACTACTGGGCGCGCACAGCGATGATGCAATTTTACGAATCCGTCACGGACGCGCCGGTCGACGTGGTGTACCTGGGCGAAGTGGTCTGTTCGAGGCGCCATGAACTTCGATTCAACGACTGGCTCGATATTGCCGACATGCTGGCCCATGCCGGCAAGGAGGTCGTGTTGTCCACGCAGATTCTTCTCGAGTCGGGCAAAGACATGACGACGCTGCGTGAGATTGCCCATAACGGCCGCTACACGGTCGAGGCCAACGACATGGGCGCGGTGCATTGCGTCGAAAATACGCCGTTCGTGGCGGGGCCCTGGTTGAACGTGTACAACCCGCCAACGCTCGACGTGCTGGCCGGTCTGGGAGCGCGGCGCTGGGTGATGCCGCTGGAAATGGCGAAGGACGGCCTCGCACGGATGCAGGCGGAGCGGCCGCCCTCGATGCAAACGGAGGTGTTCGCCTATGGCCGTATGCCGCTGGCGTTTTCGGCGCGCTGCTTTTCGGCACGAAATCGCAACTTCCCCAAAGACAATTGCCAGTATGTCTGCATGGATCATCCGGACGGCCAGATGATGGAAACCCAGGAAGGCAAGCCCTTCCTGGTTCTGAATGGCATATCGACGCAATCGGCGCTCGTGTACAACCTGATTCAGGAAGTGGATGCGCTGCGCGCGTTGCACGTCGACGTATTGCGTTTGAGCCCGCAGTCGCAAAACATGGCCGAAATCGCGGGGCGCTTTCGTGACGTGATACACGGCCGCCTGAACAAAGACGACGCGCTCGCCAGCATGCTTCCCCTGATGGCGGGGCAACCTTGCGACGGCTACTGGTACGGTTTGCCTGGGCTGGAACGCAAAGCCGTTTGA
- a CDS encoding NnrS family protein — protein MVQFLKIEEPPRTPAAVQGFALWRLGFRPFYLLASSFAAVSIALWALQFAGLLKGAYLRGPIWHAHEMLFGFTLAVVVGFLLTAGRNWSNRPTLSGAPLAALAALWLAGRVLVLTPWGWAAAIVNVAFPLAAAVALGVPFIAARNRRNYFFVGLLVLLALAQLGVHLGELGVLRLPGWAGVQLGLDGVLFIMSVMGGRVIPMFTNNGVPGARATRKPWLEKTVLGAVLALLAADVFQLGGIALALLCAFCAVAQLARWWLWQPLKTWRVPLVWVLHLAYLWIAVHLLLRSFAALGMITPSVATHALTAGAIGGLVIGMMTRTARGHTGRPLRASRADIACYVMLALAALVRVVLPMVAPALTVHAVLCAGLLWSAGFALYAIAYWPALTRPRIDGRPG, from the coding sequence GTGGTTCAATTTCTCAAGATCGAAGAGCCGCCGCGTACGCCCGCGGCAGTGCAAGGCTTCGCACTCTGGCGACTGGGCTTTCGTCCTTTCTATCTGCTCGCGAGCAGTTTTGCCGCGGTGTCGATTGCACTATGGGCGCTGCAGTTTGCAGGTTTGCTCAAGGGCGCCTATTTGCGCGGGCCGATCTGGCATGCGCATGAAATGCTCTTCGGCTTCACGCTCGCCGTGGTCGTGGGCTTCCTGCTGACCGCCGGGCGCAACTGGAGCAACCGGCCAACCCTTTCCGGTGCGCCGCTTGCGGCCCTGGCCGCGCTGTGGCTTGCGGGCAGGGTGCTCGTGCTGACGCCCTGGGGCTGGGCGGCGGCAATCGTCAACGTGGCTTTTCCGCTCGCTGCCGCAGTTGCGCTGGGCGTCCCGTTCATCGCGGCGCGCAACCGCCGCAACTATTTCTTCGTTGGTCTGCTCGTGCTTCTGGCACTGGCGCAATTGGGCGTGCATCTTGGCGAACTGGGCGTGCTGCGATTGCCGGGCTGGGCCGGCGTTCAGCTTGGGCTGGATGGGGTGCTCTTCATCATGTCGGTGATGGGAGGCCGCGTCATCCCGATGTTCACCAATAACGGCGTGCCAGGCGCACGGGCAACGCGCAAGCCCTGGCTCGAAAAGACCGTGCTCGGCGCGGTGCTGGCGCTATTGGCGGCGGACGTGTTCCAGCTCGGCGGCATCGCGCTGGCGCTGCTGTGCGCATTTTGTGCGGTTGCGCAACTGGCGCGCTGGTGGCTTTGGCAGCCGCTCAAGACGTGGCGCGTGCCCCTGGTTTGGGTGCTGCACCTCGCATACCTGTGGATCGCCGTGCATCTGCTGCTACGCAGCTTCGCGGCGCTGGGCATGATTACGCCTTCAGTGGCCACGCATGCATTGACGGCGGGCGCCATAGGCGGACTCGTCATCGGCATGATGACACGCACCGCGCGCGGGCACACTGGCCGCCCGTTGCGGGCGAGCCGCGCCGACATTGCGTGCTACGTCATGCTTGCGCTCGCTGCGCTGGTGCGGGTGGTGTTGCCGATGGTGGCGCCGGCGCTGACGGTTCATGCGGTGCTGTGCGCCGGGTTGCTATGGTCTGCTGGATTCGCCCTGTACGCGATCGCCTATTGGCCCGCATTGACGCGCCCGCGCATCGACGGACGTCCCGGTTGA
- the ubiT gene encoding ubiquinone anaerobic biosynthesis accessory factor UbiT: MSSSTYQLPSVLKRALSLLPAYPGSVLFAGALNAVLARHLPADTLAQLDGRALRIEARDAGIGFDFVCRGGRFSAVRPPSEVALTISASTHDFMLLAQRKEDPDTLFFSRRLTMEGDTELGLLVKNALDATDLATYFSPGRFVPERWLRRVREVKEKGAGPWM, from the coding sequence ATGAGTTCCTCTACCTATCAACTGCCTTCCGTATTGAAGAGAGCACTGTCCTTGTTGCCGGCCTATCCCGGTTCGGTGTTGTTCGCGGGCGCGCTCAATGCCGTGCTGGCGCGGCACTTGCCTGCCGACACGCTCGCGCAGCTCGACGGCCGCGCGCTGCGCATCGAGGCGAGGGACGCGGGCATCGGTTTCGATTTCGTGTGTCGCGGGGGGCGTTTTTCCGCGGTCCGGCCTCCGAGTGAAGTCGCATTGACGATCAGTGCGAGCACACACGATTTCATGTTGCTCGCGCAACGCAAGGAAGATCCCGATACGCTGTTCTTCAGCCGCCGCCTGACGATGGAAGGCGATACCGAATTGGGCCTGCTGGTGAAGAACGCGCTGGACGCGACGGATCTGGCGACGTACTTCTCTCCTGGCCGCTTTGTGCCGGAACGCTGGCTTCGACGCGTTCGCGAAGTGAAAGAAAAAGGGGCCGGCCCGTGGA
- a CDS encoding DUF2249 domain-containing protein: MNLSAYEVNLDVRGLQPPAPLERVMHALGTLEPDHQLLIVIDREPFPLYGMLIDKGFEFVGEKIAPRHHEVRVWRKH; this comes from the coding sequence ATGAACCTCTCCGCATACGAAGTCAACCTCGACGTGCGCGGCCTTCAGCCGCCCGCCCCCCTGGAGCGCGTGATGCACGCATTGGGCACGCTGGAACCGGATCATCAGTTGCTGATCGTGATCGATCGGGAACCGTTTCCCCTGTATGGAATGCTCATCGATAAGGGCTTCGAATTCGTCGGCGAGAAAATCGCACCCAGGCATCATGAAGTGCGCGTCTGGCGCAAGCACTAA